The genomic stretch ATCATTATGTCGAGAGGATATTACACACGAACAGCTATTGCAGCTTGGGATTATAAAGATAAAAAACTGAGTTTAAGATGGCTTTTTGATACTGAAAGTTCAGAAGAAAATAAGCAATATCGAGGACAAGGAAATCATAATTTAACTATTGCAGACGTCGATAACGACGGAAAAGATGAAATTGTTTACGGTGCAATGACCGTTGATGACGACGGAAAAGTGCTGAACAGCACAGGTTATGGTCACGGCGATGCTTTGCACGTTGGCGATTTAGACCCAAGTAATCCGGGACTGGAAATTTTTGATATTCAGGAAAGGTTTGATGATGCGGGAGCGCATTTTCGGGATGGGAAAACCGGAAAAGTCTTATGGAAATTACCTTCGACAGTTTATAGTAAAGCAGGTAAATTTCAAGGACCGGGAAGAGGTTTGTCTTTAAATATCGACCCTCGTTACGAAGGTTCAGAATCTTGGGCTGCAGGAGCAGGATTAAGGGGTATTTATGATACCAAAGGAAAAAAGATCAGTAATAAAAACCCGCCTGCCAATATGGGAATCTATTGGGATGGAGATTTTTTAAGCGAAATTTTAGATGGAACTGTCGTTTCAAAATGGGACTGGAAAAAAGAACAATCAAACGTGATTTTCGATGCTAAAAGCTTTCAGTGCGAATCGAATAATGGAACTAAAAAGAATCCGTCTTTGGTTGCCGATCTTTTTGGAGACTGGCGGGAAGAAGTAATGTACAGAACATCAGACAATCAGGAATTGAGAATCTTCAGCACAACAATTCCAACAAAACACAGATTATATACTTTGATGCATAACCCGCAGTATCGTTTGAGTATCGTCTGGCAAAATGTGGGTTACAATCAGCCACCACACACCGATTATTATTTGGATGAATCGATTAAAGAAATGCCAAAACCGAATATTTATACGGTAACTCCTAAACAATAATTAATTATGAAAATCAAAATCATTATTCCGCTTATCTTATTGGTTGTATTTATTGGAGTTTCATTTCAAAAACTTCAGGAGAAACCTGTTCTTTACATTATCGGAGATTCTACGGTACAAAACGGTTCAGGCAAAGGTGCAGATTCACTTTGGGGATGGGGAAGTTTTATGAATTTATATTTTAATACAGATAAAATCGAAATTCAGAATCACGCAAAAGGTGGACGAAGCAGCAGAACTTTTATCACAGAAGGACGATGGGATTCAATTATGAAAACAATTAAAAAAGGAGATTATGTGTTAATGCAATTTGGTCATAACGATGGTGGAGAATTGGCAGATACTTTGAGAGCAAGAGGTACGATCAAAGGCATTGGAAATGAATCGAAAGATATTTATAATCCTATTCGTAAAGTAAACGAAACGGTTTATACATACGGATATTATATGAGAAAATATGCCAGTGAAGCAAAAGCAAAAGGAGCAATTCCGATTATTGTTTCGCCTATTCCAAGAAATAAATTTAATGAAAAGGGTAAAATAGAAAAAGATCAATATGGAATTTGGGCACAGGAAGTAGCGAAACAAACCGGAGCTTACTTTATAGATTTAAATGAACTGGTGATTGAAAAATATGAGCAAATGGGACAAGAAAAAGTAAAAGGTTATTTTCCGAAAGACCATACTCATACGAATGAAGCGGGAGCAACTTTGAACGCAGAATTAGTAGCGGAAGGTGTCCGGAATTTAAAGGAATGTGAACTCAAGAATTATTTAAAAAGAAAATAAAAATAAATATATACTATGAAAAAACTGTTAACAGCAAGTTTTTTTGCGCTGATCATTGGAGGAATGACTTCCTGTTCAGTACAAAAACAGACTTCTGCAAGTAAGGTAGAACTTCCGAATAAAAAAGAAGTTTTGGATGTTTCAAGAAGAGCCAATCAATATTTTATGAACAAATGGCCCGATACGGGAAAAGATATCGTTGGTAAAAAAGTATGGCCAAGTAATCTTTGGACTCGTGCTGTTTATTATGAAGGATTGATTGCTTTATACAAAGTTGATCCGAAAAAAGAATATTATGATTATGCGATGTCTTGGGCAAATAATCACAAATGGGATCTGATGCGCGGAACATATACTCGAAATGCCGATCATCAGGCTTGCGGACAAACTTATATTGATTTGTATGAAATCGACGGAAAGAAACATCCGGAAAGAATTAAAAATGTAAAAGCCTCGATGGACAGCATGATTGCAACACCAAAAGTAGATGATTGGTGGTGGATTGATGCACTTCAAATGTCGATGCCGATTTTCACGAAATTAGGCAGAATTACAGGAGAACAAAAATACTTTGATAAAAACTACGAAATGTATGCTTACACAAAATATAAGCATGGAGGAAACGGTCTGTACAATCCGGTAGACAAAATTTGGTGGCGTGACAAAAGTTTTGTTCCACCTTACAAAGAACCGAATGGTGAAGATTGCTATTGGAGTAGAGGAAACGGGTGGGTAGTGGCTGCTTTGGCAAAAACACTTGATGATACGCCAAAATCTGACCCTCATTATCAGGAATATTTGCAGGACTATAAAGATTTGTTGGCTGCTTTGCTTCCGCTTCAGAGAGAAGACGGTTTTTGGAATGTGAGTTTGCACGATCCAAACAATTTCGGAGGAAAAGAAATGACCGGAACGGCTTTATTCGTTTACGGAATGGCGTATGGAATAAATAATAACCTCATCGACAGAGATACTTATCTGCCGGTTTTGGTAAAAGCCTGGAATGCCATTGCAAAAGATTCTGTACAACCTAATGGATTTTTGGGTTGGGTACAAGGAACGGGAAAAGAGCCAAAAGACGGTCAACCGCTTTCTGTAAGTAAAGAACCAGATTTTGAAGACTACGGTTTAGGCTGCTTACTGCTTGCAGGAAGCGAAGTGTATAAATTGAAATAAATTTCATTTTTAACCAAATTGAAAGACTTAATGATGAAAATTGTTAAGTCTTTTTTTGTTGATTTAATACTGTATGATGCTTCTAAATTATTAAAAGGTTAAGAAAAGTAAGATTCAGTGTTATTTTTGGTAAAATATTTTAAAGTGAAAATAACTAAAAATTAATATAACTGTCAATAAAACAGTAGATTGAAAAATACATGCATAACATTAGAAAAAATCTTATTTTTCCAAAAAGTTTAAGCATGACACTACAAGATGCGCAATCGATTACATCTTGTTAATTTTCAAACTCAACCAATACGATAAATTATGAATGCATTATTAGGGATTTTATTTCATTTTTTAGGAGGATTTTCTTCAGGAAGTTTCTATTTGCCTTACAAAAAGGTAAAAGGCTGGTCTTGGGAAACGTTTTGGTTGATAGGTGGTACTTTCTCATGGATTATCGTTCCGCCATTGGCAGCATTTCTAACGATTC from Chryseobacterium indoltheticum encodes the following:
- a CDS encoding rhamnogalacturonan acetylesterase, producing MKIKIIIPLILLVVFIGVSFQKLQEKPVLYIIGDSTVQNGSGKGADSLWGWGSFMNLYFNTDKIEIQNHAKGGRSSRTFITEGRWDSIMKTIKKGDYVLMQFGHNDGGELADTLRARGTIKGIGNESKDIYNPIRKVNETVYTYGYYMRKYASEAKAKGAIPIIVSPIPRNKFNEKGKIEKDQYGIWAQEVAKQTGAYFIDLNELVIEKYEQMGQEKVKGYFPKDHTHTNEAGATLNAELVAEGVRNLKECELKNYLKRK
- a CDS encoding rhamnogalacturonan lyase, translated to MKIKFKFILGAILFSELLSAQRQMEYLKRGIVAIPADSGVFVSWRLLGTEAQNTYFDLYRVDNNSTKKLNEKPLSNETNFLDKTADKTKNYTYFVQSNTQDKTIDIDSAKYVANQKPYFSIPLKTPVGYTPNDASVADLDGDGKYEIILHQTGRSKDNSQKGDTDPPIIQAYKMDGKLLWEINLGKNIREGAHYTQFLVYDLDQDGKAEIVMKTADGSKDGRGKFIGDPTKNYVNENGMILSGPEFLTVFDGQTGAEIHTVNYEVPRFAGSLNPTAEQMTETWGDAKGNRIDRFLGAVAYLDGKTPSIIMSRGYYTRTAIAAWDYKDKKLSLRWLFDTESSEENKQYRGQGNHNLTIADVDNDGKDEIVYGAMTVDDDGKVLNSTGYGHGDALHVGDLDPSNPGLEIFDIQERFDDAGAHFRDGKTGKVLWKLPSTVYSKAGKFQGPGRGLSLNIDPRYEGSESWAAGAGLRGIYDTKGKKISNKNPPANMGIYWDGDFLSEILDGTVVSKWDWKKEQSNVIFDAKSFQCESNNGTKKNPSLVADLFGDWREEVMYRTSDNQELRIFSTTIPTKHRLYTLMHNPQYRLSIVWQNVGYNQPPHTDYYLDESIKEMPKPNIYTVTPKQ
- a CDS encoding glycoside hydrolase family 88/105 protein, with amino-acid sequence MKKLLTASFFALIIGGMTSCSVQKQTSASKVELPNKKEVLDVSRRANQYFMNKWPDTGKDIVGKKVWPSNLWTRAVYYEGLIALYKVDPKKEYYDYAMSWANNHKWDLMRGTYTRNADHQACGQTYIDLYEIDGKKHPERIKNVKASMDSMIATPKVDDWWWIDALQMSMPIFTKLGRITGEQKYFDKNYEMYAYTKYKHGGNGLYNPVDKIWWRDKSFVPPYKEPNGEDCYWSRGNGWVVAALAKTLDDTPKSDPHYQEYLQDYKDLLAALLPLQREDGFWNVSLHDPNNFGGKEMTGTALFVYGMAYGINNNLIDRDTYLPVLVKAWNAIAKDSVQPNGFLGWVQGTGKEPKDGQPLSVSKEPDFEDYGLGCLLLAGSEVYKLK